A window from Glaciimonas sp. PCH181 encodes these proteins:
- a CDS encoding penicillin-binding protein 1A yields the protein MPLVLRLFLGFFGVITGLVAIAALTFGFMLAMAWPNLPALDSLTDYRPKIPLRIFSADGVLIGEFGEERRNLVHIQDIPDVVKKAVLAIEDDRFYQHGGVDYQGILRATFSNLTGGGGGASTITQQVARNFFLTSNEPTFLQKASRKFLYEIPLAWKIEQNLTKDQILEVYMNQIYLGQRAYGFASAAQVYFGKKLQDLSIAEAAMLAGLPKAPSANNPVVNPKRAEARQQYILLRMLQLGYITSAQYEEAKNEPLRLKTGATEFGIHAEYVSEMARQMVYEQFKDATYTRGLNVFTTITKADQDAAYFALRRGVMSYDKRRGYRGPEGYMTIPEGSKEEIDAAIEVELADHPDSDEIVAAVVLDASPKSVRAVLSSGEEITITGSGLSIATNLLSDKAPPQRKVKSGAIIRVMQNEKTWSITQMPAVESALVSINSNDGAIRALVGGFDFNRNKFNHVAQAWRQPGSAFKPFIYSASLEKGLSPATVINDAPISFGGGLTGGQVWQPKNYGNKYEGPMTMRRGLMKSKNMISVRILDKIGAQYGQEFTTRFGFDPDKNPPYLTLALGAGAVTPLQLAAGYAVFANGGYKTNPYLISKILDANGVVLAEAHPAKAGDEENRVIDARNAFLMDSMLKDVVRAGTGFKAMALKRTDLAGKTGTTNDSMDAWFAGYQPTLVAVTWMGFDQPKNMGDRETGGGLALPIWIDYMEKALKGVPTLERPVPDGLLHSGTEYYYAEYPPGTGTQSIGGGSADSPKDEDKARDEVKNELF from the coding sequence ATGCCGTTAGTACTACGGCTTTTTTTAGGTTTTTTTGGCGTTATCACGGGATTGGTGGCGATCGCAGCGCTGACATTCGGATTTATGCTGGCGATGGCCTGGCCCAACCTTCCGGCATTGGATTCGCTGACGGACTATCGCCCGAAGATTCCGCTGCGAATTTTTTCAGCGGATGGCGTTTTGATCGGGGAGTTCGGCGAAGAACGGCGCAATTTGGTCCATATTCAGGATATTCCTGATGTCGTGAAAAAAGCCGTATTGGCAATTGAAGATGATCGGTTTTATCAACATGGCGGCGTCGACTACCAAGGCATCCTGCGCGCCACGTTTTCTAACCTGACCGGCGGCGGCGGCGGTGCCAGCACAATCACCCAGCAAGTTGCACGGAATTTTTTCCTGACTAGCAACGAGCCGACATTTCTCCAAAAAGCATCGCGAAAATTTCTGTATGAAATACCGTTAGCCTGGAAAATCGAACAGAATTTGACCAAAGACCAGATTCTTGAGGTGTACATGAATCAGATTTATCTGGGACAGCGCGCCTATGGTTTTGCCTCTGCCGCGCAGGTGTATTTTGGCAAAAAACTGCAAGACCTGAGTATCGCCGAAGCCGCCATGCTCGCCGGTTTGCCCAAAGCCCCATCGGCCAACAACCCTGTCGTCAATCCTAAGCGTGCCGAAGCACGACAACAGTACATTTTGTTGCGCATGCTGCAACTAGGTTACATCACGTCAGCGCAATATGAAGAGGCCAAAAATGAACCTTTGCGGCTGAAAACCGGCGCTACCGAGTTTGGTATTCATGCTGAATACGTGTCAGAAATGGCGCGTCAGATGGTCTACGAACAATTCAAAGACGCAACCTATACGCGTGGTCTGAATGTATTTACAACCATCACCAAAGCCGATCAGGATGCCGCCTACTTCGCGCTGCGACGCGGCGTCATGAGCTACGATAAACGGCGCGGTTATCGTGGCCCCGAAGGCTATATGACCATTCCTGAAGGATCGAAGGAAGAGATCGATGCAGCAATCGAAGTGGAGTTGGCCGACCATCCCGACAGCGACGAAATCGTCGCCGCCGTCGTCCTTGACGCTAGTCCCAAAAGCGTGCGTGCAGTGCTCTCTTCCGGCGAAGAAATTACCATCACTGGCAGCGGCCTGAGCATCGCCACAAACTTGCTGAGCGACAAAGCGCCGCCGCAGCGCAAAGTCAAATCGGGCGCGATCATTCGTGTGATGCAAAACGAAAAAACCTGGAGCATTACGCAAATGCCTGCGGTTGAATCGGCATTGGTATCGATCAACAGCAACGATGGCGCGATCCGTGCGCTGGTCGGTGGTTTTGACTTCAATCGGAATAAGTTTAATCACGTTGCGCAGGCATGGCGTCAGCCCGGCTCTGCATTCAAGCCGTTCATTTACTCGGCGTCGCTGGAAAAAGGTTTGTCCCCTGCCACCGTGATTAATGATGCGCCGATTAGTTTTGGCGGTGGCCTCACGGGCGGTCAAGTCTGGCAGCCGAAAAACTACGGCAATAAGTACGAAGGCCCGATGACCATGCGCAGAGGATTGATGAAATCCAAGAACATGATTTCAGTGCGTATTTTGGATAAAATCGGCGCGCAATACGGGCAAGAATTTACTACCCGCTTTGGCTTCGATCCGGATAAAAATCCGCCTTATCTGACACTCGCACTGGGTGCAGGCGCGGTGACACCGCTGCAACTGGCGGCGGGCTATGCTGTGTTTGCCAATGGCGGCTATAAAACTAACCCGTATCTGATCAGCAAAATTCTGGACGCGAATGGCGTGGTGTTGGCAGAGGCGCATCCAGCCAAAGCTGGCGATGAAGAAAATCGCGTGATCGATGCACGCAATGCGTTTTTAATGGATAGCATGCTGAAAGACGTTGTGCGTGCCGGAACTGGATTTAAAGCAATGGCGCTAAAACGCACCGATCTGGCGGGTAAAACCGGGACGACGAATGATTCGATGGATGCCTGGTTCGCGGGCTATCAACCAACATTAGTGGCGGTAACATGGATGGGATTTGACCAACCAAAAAATATGGGAGATCGCGAGACCGGCGGCGGCCTGGCATTGCCGATCTGGATCGATTATATGGAAAAAGCCTTAAAGGGCGTGCCGACCCTGGAACGTCCAGTACCGGACGGTCTGCTGCATAGCGGCACGGAGTATTATTACGCCGAGTATCCACCCGGAACTGGCACCCAAAGTATCGGTGGCGGAAGCGCAGATTCGCCTAAGGATGAAGACAAGGCGCGCGACGAAGTCAAAAACGAATTGTTCTAG
- the cyaY gene encoding iron donor protein CyaY: MTESEFLVAAEATLGALEAALERANDKDEIDVECSRRGNVLEIEFIDNGSKIIVNSQAPMQELWIAAKSGGFHYKLHGNVWRNTRDDSEFFSALSAMVNEQGGAALELRPDAD; this comes from the coding sequence ATGACAGAATCAGAATTCCTGGTTGCGGCCGAGGCTACTTTGGGCGCACTAGAGGCGGCACTCGAGCGTGCTAATGACAAAGATGAGATCGATGTCGAGTGCAGCCGCAGAGGCAACGTGCTGGAAATCGAATTTATCGACAATGGATCAAAGATCATCGTGAATAGTCAGGCACCGATGCAAGAATTATGGATTGCAGCAAAATCAGGCGGCTTTCACTATAAATTGCACGGCAATGTGTGGCGTAATACACGCGACGATTCGGAGTTTTTCAGCGCTTTATCGGCCATGGTAAATGAGCAGGGCGGGGCAGCATTGGAATTGCGACCAGACGCGGATTAA
- a CDS encoding lipoprotein, translating into MKPLFDLPRVVILGSALAFSLLLTACGQKGPLYMPKIPPLATKPAAPAAAPPKTEKDTTAGSSASDTPTMAPVAPASTPSTHQ; encoded by the coding sequence GTGAAACCATTATTTGATTTGCCCCGCGTAGTAATTCTGGGCAGCGCGCTTGCATTCTCGCTCCTGCTGACCGCCTGCGGTCAAAAAGGACCTTTGTATATGCCGAAAATACCACCATTGGCGACTAAACCGGCCGCGCCGGCAGCTGCGCCGCCAAAAACAGAGAAAGATACAACGGCGGGCAGCAGCGCATCAGACACGCCGACAATGGCCCCCGTTGCGCCCGCTTCGACACCTTCTACTCATCAATAA
- the lysA gene encoding diaminopimelate decarboxylase yields MSYFSYQNGNLHAENTPLSTIAQQFGTPTYVYSKAALADHFSAYADACTAGGRDPANTLVCYSVKSNSNLAVLQVLNQLGSGFDIVSGGELLRVLAAGGDPHKVIFSGVGKTRDEMRLALSHDILCFNVESIPELHRLNEVAGEMGKRAAISLRVNPNVDAKTHPYISTGLKDNKFGVAYEDALACYRTAAKLPNIDVTGIDCHIGSQLLDDTPLLEALDKVIELIDQLASEDIHLHHLDIGGGIGITYDDEKPVAVGAYLGRLFARIDAWRNEKYQGVPLKVMFEPGRSIVGNAGILLTEIQYLKYGVSKNFAVVDAAMNDLMRPAMYEAWHGVQTVSQQNPDASSHTYDVVGPICESGDWLARARELAVAEGDLLAFQSAGAYGMTMASNYNTRGRAAEVMVDGDQVHLIRKREEPIALFALESLLP; encoded by the coding sequence ATGTCCTATTTTTCGTATCAAAACGGCAATCTGCACGCAGAAAATACGCCTCTGTCCACTATCGCGCAACAGTTTGGCACGCCGACTTACGTCTATTCTAAAGCGGCCCTGGCTGACCATTTTTCGGCATACGCCGATGCCTGCACTGCGGGTGGTCGCGATCCAGCGAATACCTTAGTTTGCTACTCCGTCAAATCCAACTCTAACCTCGCGGTATTACAAGTCCTGAACCAACTCGGCTCAGGCTTTGATATTGTTTCGGGCGGCGAATTATTACGCGTATTGGCAGCTGGCGGCGATCCGCACAAGGTCATTTTCTCTGGCGTAGGCAAAACCCGGGATGAAATGCGGTTGGCGTTATCGCATGACATTTTATGCTTTAACGTCGAATCTATTCCTGAGCTGCATCGACTTAATGAGGTCGCCGGAGAAATGGGCAAACGCGCCGCTATTTCATTGCGCGTGAATCCAAATGTCGATGCCAAGACGCATCCGTATATCTCGACCGGTCTAAAAGACAATAAATTCGGTGTAGCCTATGAAGATGCGCTAGCCTGCTATCGTACCGCGGCGAAGTTGCCAAATATTGATGTCACTGGGATCGATTGCCATATTGGCTCGCAATTATTAGATGACACGCCATTGCTTGAGGCGTTGGATAAAGTCATCGAATTAATCGACCAATTGGCCAGCGAAGATATCCACTTGCATCACCTCGACATCGGTGGCGGCATCGGCATTACTTACGATGATGAAAAGCCAGTCGCGGTAGGCGCTTATCTGGGCCGCTTGTTTGCCCGCATTGATGCCTGGCGCAACGAAAAATATCAAGGCGTGCCGCTGAAAGTGATGTTTGAGCCGGGCCGTTCGATTGTCGGCAACGCTGGCATCTTGTTGACGGAAATTCAATATCTTAAATATGGCGTCAGCAAGAATTTTGCGGTGGTAGATGCTGCGATGAATGACTTGATGCGCCCGGCAATGTACGAAGCATGGCACGGCGTCCAGACCGTCTCGCAGCAAAATCCAGACGCCAGCAGCCATACCTATGATGTTGTGGGACCTATTTGCGAATCGGGCGACTGGCTGGCTCGCGCACGGGAATTAGCGGTCGCAGAAGGCGATTTGCTAGCCTTTCAGTCTGCCGGAGCGTATGGGATGACGATGGCGTCTAATTACAATACCCGGGGACGCGCGGCTGAAGTGATGGTGGATGGCGATCAGGTGCATCTGATCCGCAAACGTGAAGAGCCGATCGCATTATTTGCGCTGGAATCACTATTACCGTAA
- a CDS encoding sulfite oxidase heme-binding subunit YedZ — protein MINPSPKQFRILKAVLFILALLPAVRLVAFAFLDKLGANPIEFITRSTGDWTLYFLCIALAVTPLRRFTSWNWLIKLRRMLGLFGFFYAALHFTTFLWFDHFFDVTEMLKDVYKRPFITVGFIAFVLLIPLAVTSTNGMIKRLGGKRWQWLHRTVYVTAMLGILHFWWMRAGKHNFEKPIIFGTIVAMLLLLRVYWYFKQKRSALSRQTSTVQKRQVTSV, from the coding sequence ATGATTAATCCCAGTCCAAAGCAATTCCGTATTCTAAAAGCTGTGCTGTTTATATTGGCACTTCTGCCTGCTGTGCGGCTAGTGGCGTTTGCCTTCCTGGATAAATTGGGTGCAAATCCGATTGAGTTCATTACCCGCAGTACTGGCGATTGGACATTGTATTTCTTGTGCATCGCGCTGGCAGTGACGCCGCTTCGACGATTTACCAGTTGGAATTGGTTGATCAAATTGCGCCGGATGTTGGGGTTGTTTGGGTTCTTTTACGCCGCGTTGCATTTTACGACTTTTCTCTGGTTCGATCATTTCTTTGATGTCACAGAAATGTTAAAAGACGTCTACAAACGGCCTTTTATTACCGTTGGATTCATTGCTTTTGTATTGCTGATTCCGCTGGCAGTGACCAGCACTAACGGGATGATCAAACGACTCGGGGGCAAGCGCTGGCAATGGTTGCATCGCACGGTATATGTCACTGCGATGCTAGGGATTCTGCATTTCTGGTGGATGCGTGCAGGCAAGCACAACTTCGAAAAACCAATCATCTTTGGCACGATAGTCGCGATGCTGTTATTGCTGCGGGTATATTGGTATTTCAAGCAAAAGCGCAGTGCGCTGAGCCGTCAAACCAGCACGGTTCAAAAGCGGCAGGTGACGTCGGTCTGA